From a single Capsicum annuum cultivar UCD-10X-F1 chromosome 12, UCD10Xv1.1, whole genome shotgun sequence genomic region:
- the LOC107849841 gene encoding protein MIZU-KUSSEI 1-like: MEEPQSTPPPPTLPTTPLSLVKPSSKNDKKCPVKIVRAFQNVIRSFPIIMPVCKLPSLPGGCLPEIKIGVSGTLFGYRKGRVSLSIQENPGTLPTLVIDLSMQTNTLQKEMNLGMVRITLECEKRPDSNTKLLEEPCWTMFVNGKKSGYCAKRDATEEDLYLMEVLKAVSMGAGVLPPKSDVEGHADDEMSYMRAHFERVVGSKDSETLYMLSPVIKSEPELSIFFVRI, translated from the coding sequence ATGGAAGAGCCACaatcaacaccaccaccacctacTCTGCCCACAACTCCCTTATCCCTCGTCAAGCCTTcctcaaaaaatgataaaaaatgccCCGTAAAAATAGTTAGAGCCTTTCAAAATGTGATCCGGTCCTTCCCAATTATTATGCCCGTATGTAAACTCCCTTCTCTTCCCGGTGGCTGTTTACCCGAAATAAAAATTGGTGTGTCTGGCACATTATTCGGATACCGAAAAGGCCGTGTCAGCCTTTCGATTCAGGAAAACCCAGGAACTCTGCCTACCTTGGTCATCGACCTATCCATGCAAACCAACACATTACAAAAGGAAATGAACCTTGGAATGGTGCGCATCACGTTGGAATGCGAAAAAAGACCTGATAGTAACACGAAGCTTCTAGAGGAGCCATGTTGGACTATgttcgtaaatgggaagaaaagtGGCTATTGTGCGAAAAGAGATGCCACGGAGGAAGATCTCTATCTCATGGAAGTACTTAAGGCGGTGTCTATGGGAGCAGGCGTCCTGCCCCCAAAATCCGACGTGGAAGGACACGCGGATGATGAGATGTCGTACATGAGGGCACATTTTGAAAGAGTAGTGGGATCAAAGGACTCAGAAACCTTATATATGTTGAGCCCAGTTATTAAAAGTGAACCTGAATTGAGTATTTTCTTTGTGAGGATATGA